A genomic segment from Haloarchaeobius salinus encodes:
- a CDS encoding DegT/DnrJ/EryC1/StrS family aminotransferase: MIELVEPVVGDAEHDRIASVLADGQLADGSTVRSFEDRFADYCGTDHAVATSNGTTALHAALVACGVGDGDTVVTSPFTFVATANAIRHVGAEPVFVDVDPTTFTIDVDAVAKIVRRQDVDALVPVHLFGLPADMPRLRELAAEYDFALVEDACQAHGASIDGELVGSLGDAGCFSFYPSKNMTTGEGGMVTTDDDEVAARIRRFVDHGRDGTGRFVETGHNFRMTSIAAGIGLEQLRRLPEFNNRRRANAETLTERLAGLPIRTPGTPDDRRHVFNQYTVLTERREALADHLECRGVDSGVYYPTPVHREPSFSAVDADCRVADRLADEVLSLPVHPALDDREVRAVAEAVRGFYRE; this comes from the coding sequence ATGATAGAACTCGTCGAACCGGTCGTCGGGGACGCCGAACACGACCGTATCGCGTCGGTGCTGGCGGACGGCCAGCTCGCCGACGGCTCGACGGTTCGCTCGTTCGAGGACCGCTTCGCCGACTACTGCGGCACCGACCACGCCGTCGCCACGTCGAACGGCACGACCGCACTCCACGCGGCGCTGGTCGCCTGTGGCGTCGGTGACGGGGACACCGTCGTCACGTCGCCGTTCACGTTCGTTGCGACGGCGAACGCCATCAGACACGTCGGGGCGGAGCCGGTGTTCGTCGACGTCGACCCGACGACGTTCACCATCGACGTGGACGCGGTCGCCAAGATCGTCCGCCGACAGGACGTGGACGCCCTGGTCCCCGTCCACCTGTTCGGCCTGCCCGCAGACATGCCACGCCTCCGAGAGCTCGCGGCCGAGTACGACTTCGCGCTCGTCGAGGACGCCTGTCAGGCGCACGGGGCGAGCATCGACGGCGAACTCGTCGGCTCACTAGGCGACGCGGGCTGCTTCAGCTTCTACCCGTCGAAGAACATGACGACCGGCGAGGGCGGGATGGTGACGACGGACGACGACGAGGTCGCCGCCCGCATCCGTCGGTTCGTCGACCACGGCCGCGACGGCACCGGCCGGTTCGTCGAGACCGGGCACAACTTCCGGATGACGAGCATCGCGGCGGGCATCGGCCTGGAACAGCTCCGGCGACTCCCCGAGTTCAACAACCGGCGGCGTGCGAACGCGGAGACGCTGACCGAGCGCCTCGCGGGCCTGCCGATACGGACGCCAGGGACGCCGGACGACCGACGCCACGTGTTCAACCAGTACACGGTGTTGACCGAACGGCGCGAGGCGCTCGCCGACCACCTCGAGTGCCGCGGCGTCGACTCCGGCGTCTACTACCCCACACCGGTCCACCGTGAACCGTCGTTCAGCGCGGTCGATGCGGACTGCCGCGTCGCCGACCGTCTCGCCGACGAGGTGCTCTCGCTGCCGGTCCACCCCGCGCTCGACGACCGCGAGGTCCGGGCCGTCGCAGAGGCGGTCAGGGGGTTCTACCGTGAGTGA
- a CDS encoding Gfo/Idh/MocA family oxidoreductase — protein MSETLAAGVLGVGNMGANHARVYDELPETTLIGVTDADSGTAAAVADRHDVPALPQSELLARADIVSVAVPTQYHVETARACIDAGVDVLVEKPFVHDVEAGRDLAARAAAAGVTLQVGHVERFNPAVRSLQSFVDDLDLVAMSARRLGPPPSGGGRDSVMLDLMVHDLDVVASIVDSEVRQVSAVGTLADQHVSAQLRFADGTVATVDASRATQQKVRELTLTAGECYVTLDYLAQSVEVYRHSLSEVVAGSSGVRHRTASVVERPIVDNGEPLKHELRSFARSARAGTEPEVTAADGLRAVELAQRIESALGRTEVAEP, from the coding sequence GTGAGTGAGACGCTCGCGGCGGGCGTGCTCGGCGTCGGTAACATGGGAGCCAACCACGCCCGGGTGTACGACGAGCTGCCGGAGACGACACTCATCGGCGTGACCGACGCCGACTCGGGGACGGCCGCGGCCGTGGCGGACCGACACGACGTGCCCGCCCTCCCACAGTCCGAGTTGCTCGCGCGCGCCGACATCGTCTCCGTCGCCGTCCCAACACAGTACCACGTCGAGACGGCTCGCGCCTGCATCGACGCCGGCGTCGACGTGCTGGTCGAGAAACCGTTCGTCCACGACGTCGAGGCCGGGCGCGACCTCGCGGCGCGTGCGGCGGCTGCCGGTGTGACCCTGCAGGTCGGACACGTAGAGCGGTTCAACCCCGCGGTGCGCTCGCTTCAGTCGTTCGTCGACGACCTCGACCTGGTGGCGATGTCGGCCCGTCGGCTCGGGCCGCCACCGAGCGGCGGTGGTCGCGACTCGGTGATGCTCGACCTGATGGTCCACGACCTCGACGTCGTGGCCTCCATCGTCGACAGCGAGGTCCGGCAGGTCTCGGCGGTCGGCACGCTCGCCGACCAGCACGTCTCCGCACAGCTCCGGTTCGCGGACGGGACCGTCGCGACGGTGGACGCGAGCCGGGCGACACAGCAGAAGGTCAGGGAGCTGACGCTGACGGCGGGCGAGTGCTACGTCACGCTCGACTACCTGGCGCAGTCGGTCGAGGTGTACCGGCACTCGCTCTCGGAGGTCGTCGCGGGGTCGTCTGGGGTACGGCACCGGACGGCGAGCGTCGTCGAGCGGCCCATCGTCGACAACGGCGAGCCGCTGAAACACGAGCTCCGGTCGTTCGCACGGTCCGCCCGCGCGGGAACCGAGCCGGAGGTGACGGCGGCGGACGGACTCCGTGCAGTGGAACTGGCCCAACGGATCGAGAGCGCCCTCGGGCGGACGGAGGTGGCCGAACCGTGA
- a CDS encoding nucleotide sugar dehydrogenase, giving the protein MSETVPQTPYPPDSDENTFPWAFSLGEYPVAIYGLGKMGLPLAAVFAAETGNVVGVDIDEGVVAAIEAGESHVVGEPGLAELVGETVEQGALTATTDAEQAAATASIHVLMVPTLVTDGEPELGALDAVIEDVAAGLEPGDAVFVECTVPPRTCVDRVQPALAAGSGLAPDEFGLAFCPERTMSGRAIEDIRGSYPKVVGGVDPASTELARRVYREINDAGVHTVTDATTAEAVKVFEGLYRDVNIALANELAQFADAFGIDVTEAIETANTQPFCDIHTPGAGVGGHCIPYYPHFVMGQFEPEAPLLRTARAVNDRMPEFVADRLLDELRAVGTSPADATVAVLGLTYRPGVAEVRATPAKPLADRLGSAGATVLGVDPLVDHVPGFDHEVLDPYELYDRDLDGAVLVTDHDAFDDLDWTAFDRLAVVDGRQALDLADTDHSVYTVGGG; this is encoded by the coding sequence GTGAGCGAGACGGTCCCCCAGACACCCTACCCGCCAGACTCCGACGAGAACACGTTCCCCTGGGCGTTCAGCCTCGGCGAGTACCCCGTCGCGATCTACGGGCTCGGGAAGATGGGGCTCCCGCTGGCGGCTGTCTTCGCCGCGGAGACGGGGAACGTCGTCGGCGTCGACATCGACGAGGGTGTCGTCGCCGCCATCGAGGCGGGCGAGAGTCACGTCGTCGGCGAACCCGGGCTGGCCGAACTGGTCGGGGAGACCGTCGAGCAAGGTGCGCTCACGGCGACCACCGACGCCGAGCAGGCGGCGGCAACAGCCAGCATCCACGTCCTGATGGTCCCGACGCTCGTCACCGACGGCGAGCCCGAACTGGGGGCGCTCGACGCGGTCATCGAGGACGTCGCAGCCGGGCTCGAACCGGGCGACGCGGTGTTCGTCGAGTGTACGGTGCCGCCTAGAACCTGTGTCGACCGCGTCCAGCCCGCGCTCGCGGCCGGGAGCGGCCTCGCTCCCGACGAGTTCGGGCTGGCGTTCTGCCCGGAGCGGACGATGAGCGGCCGGGCCATCGAGGACATCCGCGGGAGCTACCCGAAGGTCGTCGGTGGCGTCGACCCGGCGAGTACGGAGCTCGCCCGCCGCGTCTACCGGGAGATCAACGACGCGGGGGTCCACACGGTCACCGACGCCACGACCGCGGAGGCGGTGAAGGTGTTCGAGGGGCTCTACCGCGACGTGAACATCGCGCTGGCGAACGAACTCGCGCAGTTCGCGGACGCCTTCGGCATCGACGTGACGGAGGCCATCGAGACGGCGAACACGCAGCCGTTCTGTGACATCCACACGCCCGGTGCTGGCGTCGGCGGGCACTGCATCCCGTACTACCCGCACTTCGTCATGGGACAGTTCGAGCCCGAGGCACCGCTGCTGCGGACCGCGCGTGCGGTGAACGACCGGATGCCGGAGTTCGTCGCCGACCGGCTGCTCGACGAACTCCGGGCGGTCGGCACGTCACCGGCGGACGCGACGGTCGCCGTCCTCGGCCTGACCTACCGGCCGGGCGTGGCGGAGGTGCGCGCGACGCCGGCGAAGCCGCTCGCCGACCGCCTCGGGAGTGCGGGCGCGACCGTGCTGGGCGTCGACCCGCTCGTCGACCACGTCCCGGGCTTCGACCACGAGGTGCTCGACCCGTACGAGCTGTACGACCGAGACCTCGACGGGGCGGTCCTCGTCACCGACCACGACGCGTTCGACGACCTCGACTGGACGGCGTTCGACCGCCTCGCGGTCGTCGACGGTCGGCAGGCGCTCGACCTCGCCGACACTGACCACAGCGTCTACACCGTGGGGGGTGGCTGA